The genomic window TCTTGACGATGGCGTTGCGCTGGGCCATCCGCTGCACGCCGATGGACAGCACGACGGACAGGATCGCCGGCAGGCCCTCCGGGACGGCGGCGACGGCCAGCGAGACTCCCAGCAGGAGCACGGTGACCGCGTCGTCGAGGGTGTTGACCCCGCTGATCAGCCACACGGTCCCCATGACCACCGCCGCGATCACGATCACAATGGCCCCGAGCATCTTGCCGATCAGCGCGATCTCGCGCTCCAGGGGTGTCGGCTCACGCTGGGTCTGCTCCAGCATCGTGGCGATGGCACCCATCTCGGTGTCCATCGCGGTCCCCGTCACGACCGTCCGCCCGGTGCCCTGAGTGACAGCCGTGCCCTTGAAGACCATGTTGGTGCGGTCGCCGAGGGGTTCCCCACCGGCAAGCACCCCGGGCCTCTTGGTCACGGCGGTCGACTCACCAGTGAGCGACGCCTCGGCGACCCGGAGGGCGTTGGCCTGGACCACGCGGGCGTCCGCGCCGATGCTGTCCCCCTCGGCGAGCACCAGCAGGTCGCCGCGGACCAGGTCCGAGGCGGGCACGAGCTGGGTCCGCCCGTCACGGACGACCGTCGCGTGCGACGCGGTCATCCGCTGCAGCGCCGCCACGGCCTCCTCGGCCCGGGCCTCCTGGCTATAGCCCAGGATCGCGTTGGCGATGACGATGAGGGTGATGACGATCGAGTCCGTGGGGAGGCCGTTGGCGCCCTCGACGACCCAGGCGAAGGTGGCGATCACGACGGCTGCGAGCAGCAGATAGATCAGCGGGTCCTGGAACTGGGCCAGGACCTTGCGCCAGGTGGGCACCGGTGGGGCAGAACGGAGCTCGTTGGGCCCGTCGGAGTCCAGACGGGCGGCGGCCTCCACCTGCGTCAGGCCTCGTTCCGGGTCGGTGTCGACTGCGGAGACGACCTCGGCGAGCTCGGTGGTGGACGGGTTCCCCTGGATGGCGGCCACACCCTATTGTCTCGCGCCGGCGCCCGTTCCCACCGGCGGGGCCGGCTCGACTGGGCTGGCGGCTGCCCAGCGTGCCCAGGTTGGCGGGGGGCGCAATACGCTCGCCCTATGAGCCGTCCCGCTGCCCTGCCGACCGATCTGGAGATCGCGAGCGCCGCCACCCTGCGACCGATCGCCGACGTCGCCACCGACCTGGGCATCGCCCCCGAGCACGTCGAGCCCTATGGCCGGGACGTCGCCAAGATCGACCTCGCCGCCGCGGCAGCCGCACCCCGCGGGAAGTATGTCGTGGTGTCGGCGATCACCCCCACTCCCCTGGGTGAGGGCAAGACGACCGTGGTCGTCGGTCTCAGCCAGGCCCTGCGGCGGCTCGGGACCAACGCGGTAGCAACGTTGCGGCAGCCCTCGATGGGCCCGACCTTCGGGATCAAGGGCGGCGCCGCCGGTGGCGGCTACAGCCAGGTGGTGCCGATGGAGCGGCTCAACCTGCATCTGACCGGCGACTTCCACGCCATCACGGCGGCGCACAACCTGCTGGCCGCCGCAGTGGACAACCACCTGCACTTCGGCAACGAGCTCGGCCTGGACGTGCGCAACATCACCTGGCGCCGCGTGATGGACGTCAACGACCGCTCGCTGCGCAACGTCGTGGTGGGACTGGGCGCCCGCGCGGATGGTCTCGTGCGGGAGACGGGCTTCGACATCACCGCCGCCTCCGAGGTGATGGTGCTGATGACTCTGGCCACGTCATACCAGGATCTGCGGGCGAGGCTGGGCCGGATCGTGGTCGGCTACAAGGGCGTGGGCAAGCCGGTGAGCGCCGAGGATCTCGGGGTCGCCGGCGCGATGGCTGTCATCCTCAAGGACGCGCTCAAACCCAACCTGCTCCAGACGCTCGAAGGGGGGCCCGCCCTGATCCACTGCGGGCCGTTCGGCAACATCGCCACCGGCACGTCCTCGGTCGTGGCTGACCAGGTGGCGCTGAGCCACGCGGAGGTGGTGGTCACCGAGGCCGGGTTCGGCGCCGACATGGGCGCCGAGAGGTTCTTCAACGTCAAGTGTCGGCTGGGGGGTCTGCAGCCCGACGCCGTCGTCCTGGTGGCCACGGTGCGTGCCCTCAAGGTGCACTCCGGCAACTACGACATCAGGGCTGGTCGCGCTCTCCCGCAGGAGCTCTTCGCGGAGAACCCGGAGGAGGTCAGGGCTGGCCTGGCGAACCTGCGCAAGCACCTCGAGATCATCCAGGCCTTCGGCGTCAGTCCGGTCGTGGCCATCAACGCCTTTCCTCAGGACCACGACAGCGAGCACGCGGTGATTGCTGAGCTCGCGGCCGAGCTGGGCGTCCGCTGCGCGGTGAGTCGGCACGTCGCCGAGGGTGGAGCCGGAGCCGAGGACCTGGCCCGCGAGGTGCTGGCCGCTGCGGAGGAACCGACCCGGTTCACCACGACATACGCGCTGGAGGACACCCTCGCGGAGAAGATCGAGGCGATCGCGACCAAGGTCTACGGGGCTGACGGGGTCGACTACTCCCCGGACGCAGCCAAGGCCCTGCAGACCTATGAGGACGCGGGCTTTGGTGACCTGCCCGTTGTGATCGCCAAGACCCACCTGTCGATCAGCTCCGACCCGGCCCTGATGGGAGCCCCCAGCGGGTGGCGCCTGCCGGTGCGCGAGGTCCGGGCCAACGTCGGCGCCGGCTATGTCTATGCCATCGCCGGAGACATGCGCACGATGCCCGGCCTCAGCCGCCACCCCAACGCCGAGCGCATCGAGCTGGCACCAGACGGGACGGTCAGCGGGCTGTCCTGAAGGGCACCTGCATGGATCCTTCCCACGATCTGCCCGGCGAATTCAAGGGGTCTGCGCAACGGTGAGTAGTTCGGCGAGTCTAGCGGCGGGAGTCGCGAAGCCGAGTGTTTTGCGGGGTCGGGTGTTCAGGAGGTCCTGGGCGTCACGGACTTCTTCGTCGGTGACCTTGGCGAAGTCGGTGCCTTTGGGGAAGAAGTCACGGATCAGGCCGTTGGTGTTCTCGTTGGTGCCGCGTTGCCAGGGTGAGTGCGGGTCACAGAAGTAGACCTGGCAGTCACTGGCCAGTGTGAAATCAGCGTGCTCAGCCAGCTCAGATCCTTGGTCCCAGGTGATGGTTCGGCGCAGGTCGCCCGGGAGGTCGGCGACCATCTGGATCAGGGCCTGGGTCACGGTCGGGGCGTCGTGGCGGTCCGGGAGTCGGTAGATCAGCACGTTGCGGGTGGCCCGCTCGGCCAGGGTGATCAACGCGGTGGCGCCCTTGGCACCGATGACGAGGTCTCCTTCCCAGTGGCCGGGCACGGCCCGGTCGGCCACCTCGGCAGGTCGGGCGCTGATGTGGTTGTCCTCATCGATCCAGGACCGGCTGCTGGCCTTGGGCGGCAGCTTGGAGCGGGGCTTGCGGCTCGTGCGGCCGGTGCGGGTGGCCTTGGCCACCTTCACCTCGTGACGCAGGGAGCCTTTGCCCTGGACGTACAGCGCTTGGTAGATCGTCTCGTGGGACACCCACATATCTTCCTCGTCCGGGTAGCTGAGACGCAGGTCAGCAGCGACCTGCTCGGGCGACCACCTCTTGTTCAGCCGCTCGATCACCGCGGCTCGCAACCGCGGGCAGGACAACCGGCGGGCCTGCGGACGGGCCGCCGCGGCAGTGGCAAGGTCCTGCGCGGCCCGAGCGCGGTAGCCGGCTCGGTCAGCGAACCGGGCCAGCTCCCGACCGATCGTGGAGCGGTGCACGCCCAGCACCCTGGCGATATGGGCGTTGGTCGCGGTGGTGCCAGCCAGGTGCTGGAGCACCCCGCGCCCGGCCTGGGTCAACCGGCCCCGCTCATCGCGGTAGTCCTCATCCATAGGTACAGCAGGTACCAGGCTCGCGCGAGCCGCCGCCCGCGACGCGCCGTCCAACCCCCCGATCCCACCGGGTTGCCCGGACCACCCCTGCGCGACGATCCACCGGTACAGGGTCGACTCGTTGATGCCGAGCGTGCGGGCGACCGCTGTCAGGCTCTTTCCCTCGGCAAGCATTCCGAACGCTTCGGCGCGACGCTGTGCACTGCTCGGCTGGCCCACCTGACCGGCCACCCGCACCGGAGCGATCAACTCCTCCCCGGCCGGGGTCAGCAAGCCCCGGGCATCGACATAACCGCCCTCAAGGAAGCCAGCCGGCAACAGCTCCGGTCGCAAGACGAGCTGGTCGGCGGCCACACCCGTGGCCCGCACCCAACGAAGCACCGACGACCGGTCCCGGGCCAAGACCCTGCCCACCTCCTCCAGAGCCATCCCAGCAGCCACCAAACCCAGACCATACGAACGCAGCACCATGCCTCCCGGCAGATTGGTGTTGCGCTGACCCCTGAACCCAAGCCCTCAGCGTGTGAAGGATGCGCTCAACTGCACGCCAGGGACCGTGACGACGCGCGGGCGTCCGCGTCCGGAACGCACTGAGGCCGCCCGCTCGGACGGCCTCAGTGATGCTTCTCAGCTCTGTGCGGAGAGCAACCTGGTGGAGCTGAGGGGAATCGAACCCCTGACCTTCTCATTGCGAACGAGACGCGCTACCAACTGCGCCACAGCCCCAGGTGCAGCAACAGACTGTAGCACCGGGAACGGCGATTCTCCGATTCCCGGGAGGCGCGCAACGGCGCTCAGGTCAGCCGCTCATCCGAGCTCGGCGAGGTCGTCAGCCGTCGGCTCCCACAGACCAGCGTCCGCGTTGGCCCGGACCTGCTCGCCGCTGGTCACACCGGCGATGACCGATGCCACGGCGGGCTGGGCAGCCAGGCCACCGATCGCGACCTGCAGCATGGTCAGGCCGCGCCCGTCGGCAAAGGTCTGCAGGCGCTCGATCTCGTCCCAGTCCGCGCCAGCCAGGCGCTCAGCCTGGTTGTCGGCCGCGAGCCGGCTCCCCTCGGGTGCGGCCTGGCCCCGGCTGTATTTCCCCGTCAGCAGGCCGTACTCGAGCGGAAAGAACGGGAGTATGCCGACCCCCACCGTCTCGCAGGCCGGCACCAGCTCGTCCTCGGCCGCGCGGTCCAGCAGGGAGTACTTGTTCTGTGCGGAGATGAAGGCGCTGTAGCCGCTGGTCCGGGCGGTCCAGTCGGCCTCAACGACCTGCCAGCCGGCGAGGTTGGAGGAGCCGATGTAACGCACCTTGCCCTCGGCGACGAGCTCGGTCAGGGCAGCCAGGGTCTCGTCGATCGGGGTGACCGGGTCGGGGCGGTGCAGCTGGTAGAGGTCGATCCACTCCGTGTCCAGCCGCCGCAGGCTCGCCTCGACCGCCTTGCGGATGTAACGCCGCGAGCCGCGAGCGCCCCAGTCGGGGCCGTTGCCTCCCTGCATGTCCATCCCGAACTTGGTCGCGACGACGACCTCCTCGCGGCGTGCGCCCAGGGCGCGTCCCAGCAGCTCCTCGGACTGCCCCAGGCCATAGGTGTCAGAGGTGTCGAACAGCGTGATCCCCGAGTCGATCGCGGCATCGACGATCTCACGCACGATGTCTCCGTCGATGCGGGTGCCGAATGCATTGCACCCGATGCCGACCGTGCTGACGCGCAGGCCGGAGTCACCCAGTGGGCGATAGGTCATCTCAGTCATGACACCAACCGTACGTGCCGGCACCGCCTCACGATGCCGTGGCCGGTTAGGACGCGGCCGCTGCGGCGCG from Ornithinimicrobium cryptoxanthini includes these protein-coding regions:
- a CDS encoding formate--tetrahydrofolate ligase, with product MSRPAALPTDLEIASAATLRPIADVATDLGIAPEHVEPYGRDVAKIDLAAAAAAPRGKYVVVSAITPTPLGEGKTTVVVGLSQALRRLGTNAVATLRQPSMGPTFGIKGGAAGGGYSQVVPMERLNLHLTGDFHAITAAHNLLAAAVDNHLHFGNELGLDVRNITWRRVMDVNDRSLRNVVVGLGARADGLVRETGFDITAASEVMVLMTLATSYQDLRARLGRIVVGYKGVGKPVSAEDLGVAGAMAVILKDALKPNLLQTLEGGPALIHCGPFGNIATGTSSVVADQVALSHAEVVVTEAGFGADMGAERFFNVKCRLGGLQPDAVVLVATVRALKVHSGNYDIRAGRALPQELFAENPEEVRAGLANLRKHLEIIQAFGVSPVVAINAFPQDHDSEHAVIAELAAELGVRCAVSRHVAEGGAGAEDLAREVLAAAEEPTRFTTTYALEDTLAEKIEAIATKVYGADGVDYSPDAAKALQTYEDAGFGDLPVVIAKTHLSISSDPALMGAPSGWRLPVREVRANVGAGYVYAIAGDMRTMPGLSRHPNAERIELAPDGTVSGLS
- a CDS encoding IS30 family transposase, producing the protein MVLRSYGLGLVAAGMALEEVGRVLARDRSSVLRWVRATGVAADQLVLRPELLPAGFLEGGYVDARGLLTPAGEELIAPVRVAGQVGQPSSAQRRAEAFGMLAEGKSLTAVARTLGINESTLYRWIVAQGWSGQPGGIGGLDGASRAAARASLVPAVPMDEDYRDERGRLTQAGRGVLQHLAGTTATNAHIARVLGVHRSTIGRELARFADRAGYRARAAQDLATAAAARPQARRLSCPRLRAAVIERLNKRWSPEQVAADLRLSYPDEEDMWVSHETIYQALYVQGKGSLRHEVKVAKATRTGRTSRKPRSKLPPKASSRSWIDEDNHISARPAEVADRAVPGHWEGDLVIGAKGATALITLAERATRNVLIYRLPDRHDAPTVTQALIQMVADLPGDLRRTITWDQGSELAEHADFTLASDCQVYFCDPHSPWQRGTNENTNGLIRDFFPKGTDFAKVTDEEVRDAQDLLNTRPRKTLGFATPAARLAELLTVAQTP
- a CDS encoding aldo/keto reductase; protein product: MTEMTYRPLGDSGLRVSTVGIGCNAFGTRIDGDIVREIVDAAIDSGITLFDTSDTYGLGQSEELLGRALGARREEVVVATKFGMDMQGGNGPDWGARGSRRYIRKAVEASLRRLDTEWIDLYQLHRPDPVTPIDETLAALTELVAEGKVRYIGSSNLAGWQVVEADWTARTSGYSAFISAQNKYSLLDRAAEDELVPACETVGVGILPFFPLEYGLLTGKYSRGQAAPEGSRLAADNQAERLAGADWDEIERLQTFADGRGLTMLQVAIGGLAAQPAVASVIAGVTSGEQVRANADAGLWEPTADDLAELG